Below is a window of Gemmatimonadota bacterium DNA.
CAGGAGCACACCCCTGGCCTCAGGGTGAAGCCTATGCAGCCGGACAAGTACTACCAGGAAGCCCGCCTTAACAGCGGCGACCGCATCGTCTTCCGGATAGAGGGGGGCGTCATCTACTTTGTGGATGTCGTGAAGCACGACGACATCAGGAAGTACGGCAAGCGGCCGAGGCGTTCCTGATCCGGCCGGCGGGACGCTCGCGAATCGGGGCCCTCTATCAGCCCAGCGCCTCCAGGCACTCGCCGATACTCATGGCCGTGCAGGTGAAGGAGGGCGTGTCGCGCAGCGTGTAGCGGCTGGCCTCGGAGAGGCGGAGCGCCATCAGCAGGTCGAGGAAGCGGCCCACGTGGTCGGTCTCGAAGGCGACCACGAACTCCTGGTCATCCAGCCCGTAGGAGTACGTGGTATTGAGCTTGACGTCGGGCCATTCGTGGCCGATGCGGATGTGCTCGTCCATCATGCGCTGGCGGTCCTCGTGGGAGAGCGCGTACCAGTCGCGCGTCTTCACGAAGGGGTAAACGAAGAGGTACTTCGAGCCCTGCGGGTTGATGGCAATGCGCGCGTGCTCGAGCGGCGCCTTGCCGCCGTACTTCTCCAGGTACTCGCGCTCGTAGCGGTTGAGGTAGATCGAGCGGCGCGTCATGGCGAAGTACGAGTAGGGCAGCTCCAGCCAGTGGCCGAGCCCGGT
It encodes the following:
- a CDS encoding chlorite dismutase family protein — its product is MGEITAAAPPSGASTLENVPRGLREGRPKRPALEEDAWERIQREQEQTREREFVRFAFYQVAPEWRRLGAEQKAAHRAEFARLVADWGQKLMVYSYSLVGTRGDCDFLLWQASRELDHLHGFAAAIRQTGLGHWLELPYSYFAMTRRSIYLNRYEREYLEKYGGKAPLEHARIAINPQGSKYLFVYPFVKTRDWYALSHEDRQRMMDEHIRIGHEWPDVKLNTTYSYGLDDQEFVVAFETDHVGRFLDLLMALRLSEASRYTLRDTPSFTCTAMSIGECLEALG